The following is a genomic window from Crossiella equi.
AAGTTGCCCGGAATCTTGGCCCGCTGCAACGCGAATCGGCCGCGCCTCCAGATCGAACAGCCACCGGTAGATGGCGATCAAACCCCGCTTGGCACCGGCGGGGATGCGGCGCAGTAGCCGTCCACAGTAGAGCGGCAGGCGGGCCAGGTGGTAGCCGGTGGCGTGCGTCCACCGTCCGGCGGTGTGCCGGATCGCAGCGCGCACGGTGCACCAGGATCGCAGCCATGGCGCGATAATCGGCCTGCGCTGCCCATCGACGGTCGCTGTCCGAGCCACGCTCGGCGGACCCGCTGGAGGCGGATCGACGGGCACAACGGCAGCACTGTCCGATGTGGACTCGTCGGAGCCTGGTATTAGGGGTGTGTCATCGCTACTCATGAGATCGAACCTCGCTGAAGTTGTTGGTGAGCAAGCAGAAATCGGGTGGCGCCACTGCGCGGTGTGGATCGTCCACAGTGGTGCCGGGGAGGTGGCCGCGGTGCCCCGCGGGGCACAGGCCGGCGGGCACCGGTCCGAGGAAAACCCCTTGGTACTACTAGGGTTTGGGTTGTGGATCGTCGGTTGTGGACGATCCGGACTCCGGCGCGGACTGCTGGCGGTGCAGATTCCGGGCCACCTCAAGGATAATCTGGGCCATCAGGTCGACATCAGGGTTACGGCGAAGATCAGTACGTACCCGGATGCGGTACCGATACTGGTCCCTACCCACGGCCAGCCACCTTGGCTCCGTGGGCAGCGCGAGCACGGCTACGCGCAACAAACGCCACCACGCGGGCACGATCAGCAGCAGTAGCCGAGACCACGGCTAGCAGCTCGTATGCCGCTGCTTTGCGCATCTGCCATTGAGCCCAGCTCCGTGCAGGGGCGGCAATGTCGGGCATGGTGTCGTACACGTCGCGCAGCAGCTCGCACACCAGGGCGGTGATAGACGTTGCGGGGTAAGGCATTGCGGTCCTCCGTCGAGAGTGGACAGCCGGGAAATCCGGCCTACCACTCACCGTACGGACGCAGCACAAAACGCCTAGAGCCGTTGGAGCGACACAACAACCGCGTATGGTGTGTATGGCGTATACGGCGCTGAGGCGTACAATCGTTGCTATGACTCCAGATCGACGAGCTACGAGGGTGGCCTATCAGCGGATCGCCGCCGAGCTACGACACGACATCATCACCGGCCGCTACAAGATCGGCGAAAAGCTGCTGTCGTATAAGGAGATTGCCCGCGCTGAGGGGGTGTCGGTGGCTACCGTGCAAGCCGCTATCGGCGTGCTGGTGCAAGAGGGCTATGTGGAGACTGAGCCCAGCCTAGGTGCGTGGGTGGTCCAGGCTGGGCATCAGTCCACGAAGGACGCCTCACGGCAAGCAGTGGCAGAACTTGAAGCGCGCCTTACCTTTTTGGAGTCCGAGGTTCGGACGCTTCGCGCGGCTGCGGAATCGTCAGCTCGTCCAAGACGTCGTAGAGGTCGGTAACAGCGGTCACCAAGTCTCCGGCGCGGTCGCGGGCACGCTCTAGGCGTTCCTGCGTCTCCGGGTCGGTTGGCGATACATACTTCATGCCGTCCAGGATGCGGCGCGTACGTCGCGTCGTCATAGCGTTTCGTGGCCCTTCACTGACTAGGGCAGCCCCCGCAACGCCACTGTCTACAGTGGACGCTCTGCATATTGACTGACCTAGATGTACACAGCACCAACCGACCAAGTGGCGAAACGACGAAAAGCCACTGGGACGGAGCAACAAACGCGCGCAGCCTTACGGCATCCGGCTCAGCCGGGGGTGTGGTGCGCGCCACGTACTGCCAGCGCTACGCGATGCCGCACCAGGCGGCCAGGTGTCGTTGCACGGGGTCACCTCCGGTACCTGTGTGATGGGCCTAGCACTCAAGGTAACCGGCATGTGTCCAGTAAGGACAGACTCGCAAGCTGAGATTTTGCCAAGAAAAGACAAGATCTTGGAACATTCCGTTAGACACTGCCGCCTGACCGTCTGCTAGGTGTCACTCTGCTACACCCCGGTCTGTGCTGTTGCGCTGCGCGCGAGGGTCTGGTTTTCCTTGATCTTTATAGGGCCTGTGCGGATCGTCCACACCCAACCACGTACACACCTCGGACAGGCTCACAGATTGCCCTTGCCGTGCAAGGGTTTGCCACCACACCACCGGTAGCGGAGACAAGATATACGTTGCCAGGCCAGGCAAAACCCGGCATGGCTGGCTAAGTCCGAACCGGCCAGCGCACCCGGAGCAGCGGCCGTAGTCGTCGATCGGATGGCCAGCCAGCACAGCCGCCACATAACCCGTGGTGCGCAACAGTGCCCGCCGGAGTGGTTGTGAATCTTGTTGCGGCACAGCGGTTTCCGCCGCCTCTAGGGCGGCTAGGGTGGTGTCGATCCACTCGCGCAGCTTGCGGTAGTCGCCTACCGGGGTGCGTCCGGCGCTCATAGCGCCCACAACTTGACCGTGGGGCAGGGCGGGCCGTCGATCAGTGCCCGAATGTCCACAATGGATGGACCGGCGATCACCGCGATGGTTGCGCGGGCGGTCAGTCGCCGGTAGTGCCGATCGATCACGGCGGGTACCGGTGACAGGTGATAGATCGTGGGCAGGATGATCACGCCCACGGCGGGCAGCTCGGCGACGTCCGTTACGGCTGTGAGTCCTGGTCCGGGGTGGGCGGTGTCGGCTGGGCTGGCATCTCCGGCGATGGTGGCCAGGGTGTAGCCGTGGCGCTGGCCCCAACCGCTGATCACCGCCCGCCAATAGGTGGCCCGCTGCGGGCTGGTGGCGGCGGTCCGGTAGTAGCCGACTGCCCACCGTGGCCCCGGGCCGGTGACGGTGACGCGCTCCCGACACATGATCAGGCGTCCAAGGCGCGGCAGGCGGCGCACACGGTGCGGCAGGGCCAGGCCGCGCCGCAGACCCGGCACAGGCCGGAGTCAAGGGGGGCGTGCAGGAGCAGGGCTGCCACTGCGAGTGCCCGCCACCGACCCAAAGCGGCGGTTACCTCAGCCGAGGTGAGCGAGCTGGCTAGCGGGGTGGCAGGCGTGGACATCGGCGACTCCCTGGGCGCTGGGCTGGGCGGCACTCAGGCCCGGGACGGGGATAGCCACCGACCGTCTGTCGGGGGGCCAGCAGTGATCGGCGGATGAACACCGGACCTGAGCGCCGCACCTACCGTCGGCTCGGCCTGTGGTGGTGGGCGAGCGATGCCCACCACCACCCACACGCACCCACCACCAGCGCCGCAACCACAGATAGGCTGGTGTGCAGAGACATCCCCGGACCGGGACCGGTGCACCGTGGCAATTGATGCTGTGGCCCAACGCAAATCCCTTACCGACGCACTCGCAAACGCGGTGCGCCAAACCGGGATCACGCACGAAACCCTAGGCCGCGCAACAGGTTATAGCCGCTCCCACATTTCCAAAGTACTCGTCGGAAAAAATGTGCCTCCACGTGATTTTTGGGTTACCGCGGACCGCATTCTAGACGCCCGCGGAACGCTTATTGATGCGTACGATCAGTACGAGGCTGCAAAACATGCACCGGTACACCAACAATCCTCAGCACTCATACTACCGGGCTTAGACGACGGCACCGAACATGAGCTAGAAGCGCTGGAGCTACTGCGCCGCCTCGAACGATGCGACGTGGGCGAAAAGACCTTGACCGGCCTAGAAAAAGCGGCGGATGCGCTCGCTATCGCCTACAGCCATACCCGGCCTGATGCGCTCCTATCCCCGGCCCGCCGATACCTGACCTACATTGATCGCCTGCTAGGCGAGCGGGCCAGCCTGGCGCAGCACCGGCGACTACTCGTCGCCGGTGGCTGGGTTGCGTTGATGGGCGCGACACTGGCTATTGATCTCGATCGTTCCGGGCTCGCGGCAACGTATCTTGACATTGCCGACAGCATGGCAGGAGATGCCGAACATCCCGAAATTCGCGCCTGGGCGCGGGAAACGCGCGCGTGGGAGATGCTAACCAACGGCGATTACCGTACGGCGCTGCGGACATCATACGAGGCGATAGCGCTAGCCCCCGTCGGGTCCTCGGCGCAAGTACAAGCCACCGCGCAAGCAGGGCGCGCACTCGCCCGCCTGGGCAATAAGCGTGACACCGTAACGGTTATTGAGCGGGTACACGAGCTGTCCGACATGCTCACGCCACACAAACCGTTGGCGCATCACTACCAATACGACGCCACGAAAAAATTAGCTTACACGGCAACGACTTTGGCTTGGGCTGGTGACCCAGCGGCCGAGGGATACGCGCGGGAGATTATCCGCGAGCTAGGTCCGCTCAATGGGGATCGCTGGCCCCGGCGCGTGATTGCAGCTCACCTGGATTTGGCGCGCACGCTGGTTGTATCGGGCCAAATCGACGAGGCGGCAACGCATACACACGCCGCGATTAGTAGCGGCATCGTGCCTAGCAACCAGTGGCGGGCACAGGAAATCGTTACAGCGGTGGAGAAACGCGGCGCGTCCGTAGCGCAAGACTTGAGAGACGCTTACGAAGCCATGCGAAAAAGCCACTAACCCCAGAGTGGCTTATCGTCTTGTTAGTTGTTTTTGAATTGGTCAACAAAAATCTTCCAGTTGGCGCGCGAGAAGGCTAAGCAAGAGCCTTGCTTGTTTTTCGAGTCGCGGACACGCATTGATAGCTTATAGTCGAGACACTCTACGCAGTGTTCGCCCGGGTTGCTTCGTAGACTCTTACGCCAGGTCTGCTGGATTTTCTTCATTGGCTTTTAGTAGTTCCTTGCGGATGATGTTGATGCTAGATATCGGATCTAGGGCTACGTCCTGGATTCTTTGTACGATTTTGCGCAGAACCCCAACTTCTTCGCTGTCGTCGATGTAGACAGTTGGCCCGTATGCGGCGTGCGAAAACCCAAGGTCTGAAATGCCACGGCCGAAATTCATTACGGTTATTCCGCCGCTCAGTACAGGTATTCTCTCTAAATCGTTAGGTTCGACTAGGCTAATCGTCAAATTGGGATATTGGTCGTGCAGTTTGAGCAAGTGTCTTAGTTGGTCCCTCTTGGTATTGACATTACGAATGTCTAGTGCATCGCGCGTAAATGCGATGCTCAATCTTTTTGATGGTTGTAGCACTACCTTTTGGCGCTCCAGGCGAAATTCTATGCGATCCTCAACCAATGAATCGTCGTCCCAAAAAATGCCGTAACCAGACTGCATGATGGCGCGCATATATGCTTGCGATTGAAGCAATCCAGGCACAATTCCGGATTCGAACGAGTAAATTTCTGTTGCGGCAGCTTCGAGATAGGCGCGCCTCTGGAATGAAGCGGGTAGAGTATCTGTGTAGCTTTTATGCCGCGACTTGAAACTTTTCTTTCGTGCTCGTTCTCCTACTTTCATGATTGGATCTCGATCGACTTCGGGCACGTCCAGGTAGTCAAGAATCCGCGCGAGTTCGTCGGCTTGTAGTGTGGCGGTCCCCTTTTCAATCTTGCTGACTTTCGATATGTCCCCCTTATTGAGAAGCTTGGCGACCTCTGCTTGTGTGCGTCCTCTACTCGTGCGGTAAGTCTGTAGGGTCGCTCCTAGTTGACGTCTTTCGACCGTTTGTTCTGTCGCCATATCTCCTCCTTATCGTTCCTCTGTTACTTGCTAAACGATGTTCGCGGCATTTGGTGCAAGCAGTCTGCGATTTAACAATTACCCTATTGGGTTAATGACGCATCGCATGTTTGCAACTACTTTGTGTTCTACGGGCAGAAAGTAGCAACATTGCAACTTGTTGCCTGCGGTACGACCTCGTTTCATTTATCCACACGATCAGGTTAACGGGGCGTGCCCTAACTCGGGGCTAGGAGGGCATTTAGTGAGTGCTACGGGTATCACCATTAGTCGAGTAATTGCTATCGATCGATCTTGCGTGCAACGGTACGACTTGAGTGGAGCCTATGGGCGATTGCATCTAGGGGACCCGGTTCAAGTAACGATCGTATTTGACGACTACGAGACCGCAGGCAATACGATTAACGCCTTGACTGGTTTGGCTATTGACGAGATAGATAGCCGCATTCTTCGACATTTACAACTTGGCTTTTCAGTCTCTCTTGATGATCCTGACGCTAGCGAAGAGGTGTAAGCCTGTGTGCAAATCAGACGTGACTGTGGCAGCGTGGATTGGGAATGACGACGGCGTCAAGTGGCGGCCCTACAAGGATTCCATGCTTTTGAGTGTTGGTGACTGCGTCGAATTGTGGTTTACCCATATTGGGTTTGATAATTTTCTCGATCGAATGGAAGAAGTGGCTGCCAGTTCAGATGAATTTCATGACAACTAGGGAGCGGTAGTGAATAAATCAAAAGTTGTTGTGTGTGAGTTGACTGTAAAGTCTAAGCTGGATCGCTCAATTGTTGATGGCAAAGTGCAAGTTGTCCTGCCGGGCGGGCGGATAGTTTTGTGTTTCGAGGATCAGCCGTCTATTGCGGCGATTCAGGTGCAGCTGACTAGGTCGATTCTAGATCTCATAGACGTTGAGATAGAGGATATTAAGCGGGTGGCATAGAGGCCGTAGAGCAACGTGAGGGCCGGGTAGCGATCGCTACCCGGCCCTTGGTGTTTGGTGTTAACTGGCTTTTCGTCGTACGCCGCTGTTTTCGGGTTTTAACTGCGTCTAGCGTTTCGCCTCTTGAGTAGGCGATTGATGCTAGTTCGCCCGCATCCGTAGTGCTTGGCGACCTGATCAGCAGTCGCCCCCGCTAGAAACATGGCCACCATTGCATTTTGAGTTTCCGCGTCGTACCGGGCGGCGAAGCGTCGTGGGCCGCGTGGCTGTGGCGTAGGACGCCGTCGGCGGCGTGGGACCTGCTCCAGAGCAATCAGGCGGCACGCTCGATCGAGCTGTTCGTGCTGGTCAGCGTGGTTCGAATAAGAGGCAAGCACCTCCACCATGGGGTTGCTATTAGAACCCCGACCCGAGTTGTCGCCCTCCAGCAGGAGGGCGACAACGGATGTTGAAGGGCCACTCGCTGAGCGGGTGGCCTTTTGGCTGTTCAGGGGCACCTCCTGCTTGGTCGTCGCGTTTGCCAGGTCTCCGACCATGACCTTCACGCTCCGTTCGGGCACCTTCACGCCTTCCAGCGCGAGCAAGCCCCCGCGCTGGCCGACTCCGATGTAGATGCTGTGAAGGGCCGCCTGGGGCAGCAGGCGGCGTTGTTGGTCACCGCACCGCTGGTAGACCTCCTGGGGGTACCAGCACACCTGCACGGCCAGTCTGGTTACTACTGGACGCCCGGCCCGGACGAGGACTGCTTGAGCGGGTTGTTCGTGCCCGGTCGCGAGACCGACCTCATCCTCTACCGGACCGATGGCCGCCAGGACCTCAGCGGTCACATCATCGGCCACGAGCTCTACCACTTGCTGTGCAATCACACCCCACCGCTGATACAGGCCGGAGCCACCCCACGCACGGCCAGAACGAAGGCGTCGCTGACCGCAGGCTACTTGGTCGTGCCCGTTCTCGTTTCGCTGATGCCGAGGAGCGAGAAGCCGAGGCGTTCGCCGACCTGCTGATGACCACGCTCGTCGAGCGCGGCACCCGCGTGCAGCGCCGACTGGCCGCCCTGCTCGGCCGCGAGGAGTTCTGAACCTCACCCCTCCAGTGGCCGCCGCCCCCACCCGGCGATGATGATCTGCGGGATATCCAGGAAATCCTCTCGCCCCAACAACTCGAAGACCTCGTCCAGGTCCTGCTGGGTGACACCGCCATACCGCAACAACTCCGCCGCCACCGGCTCCAGCAGCGGGCGCCAGCGATCCTGCGAGCCGCCGCCCAGCAGACCGGCCCGCGCCCGGAAGTCCACGTCGGCCAGCCCGGCCGAGGCGAGGTGGAACGGGATCTGCCGCGACCAGCGCAGGTCGGCGCCGCCTCGAACAGCCAGCTCCCAGTACGCCTGCAACACCCTGCCGACCACGGGATGGGGCGAGGTGTCCGGATCCAGGTGGAAGGGCTCGGTGAGTATCAGCCAGCCCCCGGGGCGCAACCATCGAGCGGCCCGACGCACCAGCTCCTCCCGCGTGGCGGCGTGGCTCAGCACGAACCGACAGTGGACCAGGTCGTAGATGCCTTCGCCTGGTTGGAAGGCAGGGCTGGTGATGTCGTTCTGCTCCACGGTCACGTTGTTGGGCAACGAGCCCAGCGCGGAGGTGTCCGCGTCGACCGCGAGCACTTGGCCCTCAGGATGTTCCGTGGCCAGCCAGGCCGCGACGGCGCCCGCTCCCGCGCCCAGCTCCAGGCAACGGGCGCGCTCGGGCAGGCTGAGCGCGGTGATGTTCTCCTGGGTGAAGATGTCCGTGCTGGTCTGCAGGAGCCGTAGGCGTTCCAGGTCCGCCGCACCTCCGCCGACCATCCTGTGGCCGAGCTCGTCCTGCTCAGAGGTCATCGTCCATCCCCCTTGGTCAACGCACGTCGACAGCCTGTGGCCGATCTACCAGGCGCGCTTTCAGCCGCAGCTGGAGCTCCAGATCGGCCGGTGGCGCCTCCCTGCCAGCCCGCGCGCTCCATCGTCTCGGCTATGGGTACCGGCCTGGGACGAACCGCACCACGGCGGCCTGAGATGTGGTCGCCGACATCCAGCAACCAGTCACGGATCTCCATCTTGAGCCGGTGCAACCGCGCCTGGGGCGGGTACCCGATCGAGAGCGTGAGCTCCGCGAGCCCGGCGCGAGGGGCCACCTGCTCGCCGAGCAAGTGGTCGAGGTAATGGCGGAACGGCACCAGCTGGAGATACCGCCGGGCGGCAGCGATCCGTTGCCCTGTTTCATGAAGCGGGACCAAGAGCATGCCCGCACAAAGCAGGAAGGCCATGGTCGCCAGACCGTGCTGGAGCGGGCCGATCAACGGTGAGACTCCGCTCAGCAGGATCGTGAACACACCGAGCCAGAAGACGGTCGAGGAGGTCATCCCGGCGCCGATCAGGATGAACTCGGCCCGTAGTGCCGTCGACCCCGCCGCGACCCTGGCCAGCCGGAAACAGACAACGCCGTGACGGCACGGATGATCAGCGCGAGTGTCCAGTGCGGCCGCTCCGACCTTCTCCGGCGTCATCCCCGAACCCCTCTGCCCCGCCCAACACGCGGGACCTGCCCCAGCCCTACCGGCAACGGTAAAGCGAGCCGACGGGCCGAATTTCGACGAACCGAAGAGAAGGTGCCAATCGGGTGGTTCCGTCGGAGGAGAGGCCGCCTGGGATTTCTCCACCGATGAAGCGGGTTTGTGGCGTCGAAAAGAGTCCGGCGGTCCCGCACGGGCTCCGGCCACTGGCAGCGGCTCCCGGCAGCATGCGCCTGGAATCCGCTTTCGACGACGACCAGCCGTCATACGCCTTCGTGCTGCCGCGGGGCCGAGCCGAGATCAGCGAAGACCCTGCCGAGCTGCGGCACCGGGCGACGGTGCTGGGCGCCAGAGCCATGGGCCAGGGGCAGACCGAAAAGTCCCGTGCACGCAACGAAGCTCCCGGTGTGCTGCCCGTCCGACTGGTCGACCTCCAAGTGCGTGCCACACGAGGAATCGCCGACGGAACAACGGTATCCGGCAGATCCGTAGTCCAGCGTACCCGCCACCCCGAGAGTGCGATGTTCCAGGCGGGACCGAACCACCATGACGCGCGGCGCAGTCCTTGCCTGGTTGCCGGGGTGGTGCTCTACCGGTTGAGGGACCAGTCGGCGTCGCCGTCCTGAACGCTGCCGTCGCCGTAGGAACCGCTGAACGGGTCAGGCCATTTCCCACCGGGGAAGAAGCTGTTGTCAACCGACTCGCCCTTGAGACTGGCCAGGGTAACTGCCTGAGCGCCTAGGAAGGCGGTCAGGGCGGAGATCAGCGCCCACACTGTGCCGCTGGTGAGGGTGAGCTCGCCAGCCAGAAGAGCAAGGCCGGGCAGGGTGAACACTCCGGAACCGAGTGCCAAAGCCCCCGTCACAACCCCGGCGATGGACTTCGCCAGGATCGCGCCGATCCCTGCGTAGAAGGCCAGTCCAGCTACGGCACTGCCCATCAACACGCCCGAAGTCTTGTCCGCGATCGTGGCGATCTTGTTCGCGGCGTCACCCTGAGGCTTGATGTTGCTTTTGTACGCTCCGGCCGCCGCCCCCGACCACGAACCGCCCGCAGGCATCACCTCGGGCTTGAGCTGACCGACCACAGTGGACGCATATCCCCGAACGTCCCCCCATTCAAGGGAATTGAGGAAGAACATCACCGGCGCGGCGATCCCGAGGGCGATATCCTTGATCACCACGCAGAGGTGATACCCCACGGTGTAGATCCGCTCGGCGCACCACTCGACAGCCTCCCGCATGAAGTCGGGAAGCCCGGCTATCACCGGAGTCGTGCGGATCAGCGCACGCAAGGCCGCCAGCTCGGCCTCCAGGTCGCTGACCCCCTGCTCCACCTTCTCCTTGACCGCGTTGAACTGCGCGGGGCTGAACGCCATCCCCACACCTCCCCCTTCAGTAGAGATTCTTCATCTTGTGCAGGTTGGCCGCTTCTTCCCGCTCGTAGGTGTCAGCCACCTGGCGCAGGGTGTTCGCGACCTCCCGCATGCGCCCGCCGCCCTCTGTTGAGCGCCCGACGACCTGGTCGACCACGTCGATGTAGGCGTCGTAGACCAGCTGGAACACCCCGGCCTGAATCCGGTTGAGCCGCATCGCCTCCACCGAGGAGACGATCTTGTCCATCTCCGCGGCCTGGACCTCCCACACCCCGGCCTCGTTGCGCAGTGCCGCTGTCGCGGCGCGGATCTGGTCCGCGCTGGGCGGTGCCATAACGGTCTTCCTCTCAGTCGACGAGGCGGTCCGGGCTGGACAGCAAGGCCAGCGCGTCGGCCAAGACGGCGTCCGCCGCCGCGGTGGGATGCGGTCGTGGCGTACGCATCTGGTTCGCCAGCTCGGCCTTGGCGGCCAGCAGCGCTTCACCGAGTGCGTTCATCAGCCGGGTCGCGCTCTGGCCCGCTGCCCAGCGCGCCTCGGTCGTGCAGGAGAGCAGGACCTCCTGGGTGAGGGAGAGCACGAGCTTGCCGGACCTGTCCGCGCCGGTGGCCGCAGCGGGGCCTCCGCCGGTCGTGCTGGGGGAGGTGAGCGTGTCGAACACCTTGATCATGTCCTCGGCGACGACATCCACCGGACGGGGAGCAGCAGCCCCCGTCCGGAGCTGGCTCGGTACAGGAGAGGGAGCTTCCCCGGCCGCACCCTGTACTGCCTTCAGCCGGTCCAGCTGTGCCTTCCACCCATCCGTGGCCAAGGTCTCCGACCAGGCGGCCATACGCTGCCGGGTCGCGGCCTGGAACGCCTCCAGCACCGCAGACCCCACGGCCTCCGGGTGCAGCCGGCGTTCCCAGCCGGCCTCGACCCGGAAGGAGGCAGGAAGCCCATCCGGTCCCAGCGTGACCCGGATCGTGCCGCTGTCGTCGGCCCCTTCGGCCTGCCGCGGCATCGACGCCGTGGCATCCTGCAGCAGCGTGTGCAAGGCCGTGGCCTGCTGCTGGAGCTGCGCGAGTTCCGCCATCAGTTCGTCATTCATCGACTGCTCCTCCCCT
Proteins encoded in this region:
- a CDS encoding winged helix-turn-helix domain-containing protein; translation: MTPDRRATRVAYQRIAAELRHDIITGRYKIGEKLLSYKEIARAEGVSVATVQAAIGVLVQEGYVETEPSLGAWVVQAGHQSTKDASRQAVAELEARLTFLESEVRTLRAAAESSARPRRRRGR
- a CDS encoding helix-turn-helix domain-containing protein, yielding MPTTTHTHPPPAPQPQIGWCAETSPDRDRCTVAIDAVAQRKSLTDALANAVRQTGITHETLGRATGYSRSHISKVLVGKNVPPRDFWVTADRILDARGTLIDAYDQYEAAKHAPVHQQSSALILPGLDDGTEHELEALELLRRLERCDVGEKTLTGLEKAADALAIAYSHTRPDALLSPARRYLTYIDRLLGERASLAQHRRLLVAGGWVALMGATLAIDLDRSGLAATYLDIADSMAGDAEHPEIRAWARETRAWEMLTNGDYRTALRTSYEAIALAPVGSSAQVQATAQAGRALARLGNKRDTVTVIERVHELSDMLTPHKPLAHHYQYDATKKLAYTATTLAWAGDPAAEGYAREIIRELGPLNGDRWPRRVIAAHLDLARTLVVSGQIDEAATHTHAAISSGIVPSNQWRAQEIVTAVEKRGASVAQDLRDAYEAMRKSH
- a CDS encoding DUF397 domain-containing protein, whose amino-acid sequence is MKKIQQTWRKSLRSNPGEHCVECLDYKLSMRVRDSKNKQGSCLAFSRANWKIFVDQFKNN
- a CDS encoding helix-turn-helix domain-containing protein, with translation MATEQTVERRQLGATLQTYRTSRGRTQAEVAKLLNKGDISKVSKIEKGTATLQADELARILDYLDVPEVDRDPIMKVGERARKKSFKSRHKSYTDTLPASFQRRAYLEAAATEIYSFESGIVPGLLQSQAYMRAIMQSGYGIFWDDDSLVEDRIEFRLERQKVVLQPSKRLSIAFTRDALDIRNVNTKRDQLRHLLKLHDQYPNLTISLVEPNDLERIPVLSGGITVMNFGRGISDLGFSHAAYGPTVYIDDSEEVGVLRKIVQRIQDVALDPISSINIIRKELLKANEENPADLA
- a CDS encoding methyltransferase domain-containing protein, which produces MTSEQDELGHRMVGGGAADLERLRLLQTSTDIFTQENITALSLPERARCLELGAGAGAVAAWLATEHPEGQVLAVDADTSALGSLPNNVTVEQNDITSPAFQPGEGIYDLVHCRFVLSHAATREELVRRAARWLRPGGWLILTEPFHLDPDTSPHPVVGRVLQAYWELAVRGGADLRWSRQIPFHLASAGLADVDFRARAGLLGGGSQDRWRPLLEPVAAELLRYGGVTQQDLDEVFELLGREDFLDIPQIIIAGWGRRPLEG